GACGCCCTTCCATACGTCTCTGCCCAGCTCAAACGAACCCTGTCATTACAAGCCCGCTACTTATCCAACCGTTGCTCAAGCAGTTGCTGTATCAGATCCAGGCGTTTATCCATCTGACGATAGGCTTCCATCATACCCATGCAATTCATCTGGCCGCCCATCATGCCCATGCTTTTCATCGTTCCCATACCCCCGCCCTGCTGCATTTCTCCCATCATGCCCATTGTTTCCTGCAACTGCTGACGGTGCGCTTGCATCAGTTCCATTCGTTTTTCAGGGTCGTCAGTGTCCATGATCCGATCCATACCGGACTGCATCTCCCGCATGCGCTGCATCATCGGCAGCATACCGTCCTGACCACCCATCATACCCATGCCGCCGCCCGGCATCGACGACTGAATTGTTGCACCGGCCATCGCCGCTGGCGCTCCATTTTGGGCACTCGCATCCTGATGATGCTCCTGCTGGGCCCAACCAAGAGGGCTGGCAATCGACAGCGCCAGCGTCAGAATTAGCGTCGGTGTTTTCATAGTGTTCACTCCAGTTGCTCTAATTGTCTTTTATTGGCTAAACCCAACGCAGCCGGGATCATTCACTGTGCTGGGGTGCTGACTGCCAAGCGCTGGGTCGGTTTAATCAAACCCAGCCCTCGGTTTGGTAGAGCTAAAAACGAAAAGAAGACCATGCCCATGGTGCATAAACAGGTGCCTTAATGGACAGAGCAAAAGAATCAGACAGGGCAACCAGGCAACAAGATGCGCCAGACCTTCCGTCACCAGGAAACAGCTCAAAATGGCAATCACTTTTGGCGCTATCAGCCCCTTACCGCTTATCCATCGTATAACCTTCGACCTGAATGGTGCCCAAGCTCCAGTAATGGACCAGATTTCAGCTTCAATTAGCAGTATGGCAGGTCAAACTCGACACGGTACTTACCTGAGCATTACATTTTTGTAATGGGTATACGGATTTAATGGTTGATGGGGCACCTTCACCCCATCAATCTGATACCACCCTCAGATGGTTGATAGATCGACTCCGTAGTTGAGTTCCTCTGCGAAGTCCGGCAGTCCGTAACCGATGGTTTTCTTGTAGAAAGGAGAGACCTTCGCAGTCGGTGCCTTCTTCTTGTGCTTCGTGGTGTAGAGCATTCGTGCCCGCATCACCTCGAAGGAGTAACCGCGCCCTTCACGGTTCTTGTCCTTGGCCAGTCGGTTGATGGACTCCGTGTAAGCGTTGGTGACGGGCATGTCCGTCTCGAAGTAGGTCATGGTCTCTTCGCGCCAGTTTCCCACTGCCCTGACCAGATCGCTCCAGACTTCCTTTTGGCCCTTCGGGATGGTGGCTATCCACTCGTCCAGGGCGGCTTCTGCCTGGAGCCGTGTGGTGGCGTCCCAGATGCCGTAGAAGCGCTCCTTGTGCTCGTAGGCGGCCAGCAGTTGCGGGAACGCGCCTGTCCAGGTCTCCATGATGAGGCGCTCCCGGTCTGAGACTTCGTGAGCGCGTTTCAGCAGGATTTTCCGGTCTCCCTTGAGAGTCCGGCTCTGGGACGGTTTCAGCTCCTTTCTGAGGCCCTTGCGCACTCTCTCTAGGGCATCGTTGGCCATGCGCACCACATGGAACTTATCGACCACGTCCTGGCGGCGGGTGGCCAGCAGGTCGAGCAGGGTTCGCTCCTCAATGTTGGTCAGAATGCAGCGGTAGCGCTTGTTCAGGTATAGCTCGTCAATGCCCAGGATGCGGGGCGTCTCGAAGCGGTGCCAGCGCCCCAGGAACTCGGCGCGGGCGTTGAAGATGTCGCGCACCGTCTTCTCGTCCAGGCCGGTCTGTGCCGCCACAAAGGTGTAGGGGTGGTTGAAGGATTCCTTCTCCACGTACTCATGCAGCCGCAGTGTCATACGGAATCCGTCCACCATCTCCGGTAGCTGGGGCCTGAATGTTGTCTTGCAGGCCCGGCAGGTGTATCGGCGGCGGACCACCCAGAGAGTGACCCGCTTGCCGTGGATGGGCAGATCACGATAGGGAACGTCACGCTTGCCGAACCGTACGAACTCACCCTGCA
This DNA window, taken from Marinobacterium iners, encodes the following:
- a CDS encoding DUF2933 domain-containing protein; protein product: MIAILSCFLVTEGLAHLVAWLPCLILLLCPLRHLFMHHGHGLLFVFSSTKPRAGFD
- a CDS encoding transposase, yielding MTELPDNILHLPQYQVLGCKSTDDEMHFQVDVPDPIACEECGVQGEFVRFGKRDVPYRDLPIHGKRVTLWVVRRRYTCRACKTTFRPQLPEMVDGFRMTLRLHEYVEKESFNHPYTFVAAQTGLDEKTVRDIFNARAEFLGRWHRFETPRILGIDELYLNKRYRCILTNIEERTLLDLLATRRQDVVDKFHVVRMANDALERVRKGLRKELKPSQSRTLKGDRKILLKRAHEVSDRERLIMETWTGAFPQLLAAYEHKERFYGIWDATTRLQAEAALDEWIATIPKGQKEVWSDLVRAVGNWREETMTYFETDMPVTNAYTESINRLAKDKNREGRGYSFEVMRARMLYTTKHKKKAPTAKVSPFYKKTIGYGLPDFAEELNYGVDLSTI